CGTGACCGGGGCCCTCGCGAAAGGCCCAGCCGCGCTCGTCGCGCACGGGGTCCACGACGGTCATGGGCACGGCCTGCTGCAGGCCCAGCAGTTCGCGCACGATGATGGCGCGGTGCGCCCAGGGGCAGGCCAGCGAGACATACAGGTGATAGCGGCCCGCCTGGGAGGGAAAGCCCGAGGAGCCGTCCGCACTCAGGCGGCCACGGAACTGGTAGCGCTGGCGGACGAAGGCGCCGTCCTTGCTCGTTTCGGCGGGAAACTGACTGGTCATGAATGCTCCCTGGGGTTTTGGTGGTGGGCAAGCGGTCGGACGACACTGACACGAATTTCGCGCGAAACACGGAAGCCGAGCGCGGTGTACGCCGCGATGGCGGCGGTGTTCTGGGCGTTGACGTGCAGAAAGGGCAGCACCCCGGCCGCCTGCATGTCCCGCGCGAGGCGCGACACCAGCGCGAGCGCGAGGCCCCGGCGGCGAAAGTCGGGGTGGGTGCAGACGCCGCTGATTTCCCCGGCGCCTTCGAGCCGGACGCGCTGCCCGGCCATGGCGATCAAGGTTTCTTCCTGCCAGACACCGAGGTACTGCCCGAGTTCGACGGTGCGCGAACGAAACGGGCCGGGCCTGGTGAGCGCGACGAGCTGCAGCATGGCAGGCACCTGCGGAACGCCCAGCGCCTCGATGCGCACACCGGGCCGTGGCGAGTTCACCTCGGGTGAGGACTTCAGGACCATCTGCACGAGAGGCACCTCGAAACGCCGCTCCCATCCTTCACCGATCTTCAGTGGTTCGTCATGAAAGAGGTCGACGGACTCCTGCGCGCCGGTCAGTGTCCGCAGCTGATCCCAGGCTTGCGGGGTGCCTTGACCGAGCGCCGCCTGGGAAGCGAAGTCGGGATGAAAGCGGGCCGCTTGCGGGGTGCTGATTGCGTAGCATCGCTGTGGACCTTGCAGGGCGTGCCAGACGGGATTGCGGAGCTGTTCGGACAGGGTGCGCTCGTGAGGGGAGGACCGGGGCATGCCGACGATTCTCAGGAGACGGTTTCGGCGTGGTCCACCCACGCCTCGGCCCAGCTGCTGATGCTTTCGACGACGGCCTGCAGCGCGCGGCCCTTGTCGGTCAGCTGGTACTCGACGCGCACCGGGGTGTCGGGAATGACCGTGCGGCGAATCAGGCCTTCGTGTTCGAGTTCCTTGAGGCGCTCGCTGAGCATCTTGTCGCTGATGTCGGGAATGGCCCCACGCAGTTCGGTGAAGCGAGTGGCGCCGCGCAGCATCATCAGCAGGATGGCGCCGTTCCAACGACGCCCGATGATCTCGACCGCGCGGTGGTAGCGGGGGCAGAGGGCGTGGTCGAAGTCATTCATGTCTTCAGTGTACTCTTCCCCGCTTACTTTTCGTGAGCGGCTTGACATCCGCAACTATGTTTGACATAGTTACTTACAGAAAGTTAGTCGAGGAGTCAGTACACCGCCGTCCAAACGACACGGTCCTGTCCACCCGCACCCGGAGGAACACCCATGAACATCGACTTGGCCCTGCTCATCATCCGCGTTGCCGTCGGCCTCTTCATCGCCGTGCACGGAGCCCAGAAACTCTTCGGTGCCTTTGGCGGCTACGGCCTGAAAGGCACCACGGGCTGGATTGCCAGCCTCGGCCTCAAGCCTGCCCCGCTGTGGACGCTCGCGGCAGCACTGGGCGAGTTCGGCGGCGGCCTGCTGCTCGCACTCGGCCTGCTTACGCCCCTCGGCGCCATCGCCGTTGCCGCCACGATGGTCATGGCGATCGCCCTCGCCCACTGGCCCAAAGTCTTCGCCACCGACGGCGGCTACGAATACCCGTTGATCGTGGCCGCCACCGCCACTGCCCTTGCCATCGCCGGACCGGGCGCCTACTCGCTCGACGGCGCCCTGGGACTCCGCGTTCCCGCCGCCCTCTCGGGCGTGGTCGCCGTGCTCGCCGCACTGAGCGTGCTTGGTGGCCCTCATGACGCGCAAAGCGCCGGCTGCCGGCACCCAGGCCGCCGACTGATTCCGGGCGGGCCTGAAGCAGACGTTGCAGGCCCGCTCATCACCTGACTGCTTTCCTCCCCCACCCTGGAGTACAACATGAAGATTCTTCTGATCGGCGCTTCCGGCTTCGTCGGTGGACGCATCCTGCAAGAAGCCCTGAACCGAAGCCACGAGGTCACCGCCCTCGTGCGCCGCGCGGGCACCCTGAGTGAACACGCACACCTGCGCACCGTACACGGTGACGCTACGGACACGGCGCTGCTCACACAACTCGCCCGGGAACACGACGCCATCATCCTGTCCGTCACCGCACGCAAACCCGGCGACACCCCCGTACCCGAGGTGGCGCGGGCCGTGATGCAAAGCGTGAAGAGCGCAGCAACAACACGCCTCTTCGTGGTGGGCGGCGCTGGCAGCCTGGAGGTCGCGCCCGGCCTGGCCCTGATCGACACGCCCGAGTTTCCGCAGGAATACAAGGCCGAAGCCCAGCAGAGCCGTGAGGTGCTGCAGGAACTGCGCACGAGTGAACTCAACTGGACGTACCTCAGCCCCGCCATTGAGATCGCCCCAGGAGAACGCACTGCTTCCTTTCGCACCGGTGGTGACACGCTCATGACCGACGGGCAGGGCCGGAGCTTCATCAGCGCCGAAGATTACGCCGTGGCCGTCCTGAACGAACTCGAAGGGCCACGCCACGAACGCCGGCGTTTCAGCGTCGCGTACTGACCGTCAGGAGCCCCATGACCACCCCTGCCCTGCACCCCCACCTGCAACTCGGACCGGTCGAGCTGAGCATCGCCGACCTCGCGCGCAGCGCTGACTTCTATCAGCGGGCGCTGGGTCTGGCTGTCCTGAAGCAGGACGGTCAGCGCCTGGAGCTCGGGGTTCCGGGCCGCCCGCTGCTGGTGCTGCACGAACGCAGCGGTGCGCCGATGTCACCGCGCAACTCGCCCGGCCTCTACCACTTCGCTTTGCTGCTGCCTTCGCGCGCCGATCTGGGCCGCTGGCTGCAGCACGCCGCCCGCCTCGGCTTGCGCCTGGGGCAGAGCGATCACCTGGTCAGCGAAGCGTTCTACCTGAGCGACCCCGACGGGCACGGCATCGAGGTGTACCGTGACCGCCCGCGCGGCGAGTGGCAGTGGAACGCGGGCGAGGTGCGCATGGCAAGCGACCCCATCGACATTCAGGGCCTGGTGAGCGAGAGCGGCGCGCAACTTCCCTGGACCGGCGCGCCAGAGGGCACCGTGATGGGCCACATTCACCTGCGGGTGCGCGACCTCGCGGCCACCGAAGCCTTTTACACGGGTGTGCTGGGCTTTGACGTCGTGGCCCGCTGGCCGGGCGCGCTGTTCGTGTCGGTCGGCGGCTACCACCATCACTTCGGCCTGAACACTTGGCAAAGCGAAAACGGCCCCGACGCCTCCCCGCAGAGCGCCAAGCTGGAGCGCGCCTGGCTCCGGCTGCCGGACGGCGCGGCCGTACACAACGTCACCGGGCGCCTGCGAAGCGCCGAGGTTCCCTTCACGGAAGAAGGCAGCGTGCTCAGCGTGCGCGATCCGGCCGGAAATCTCCTGAGCTTCACGGTCTGATGACCCCGGCCCTCAATTACCCCATACCCAGCCACAGCACGCTGCCCGAACTCCGGAGCGCGCGGCCTGCCGCAGGACGAGGTACTCATGACCTTTCCCGAAACCTCCTACACAGCCCTGCCCGACGCCAGCTTTTCCGGCTCAGGCCTGCACAGCAGTACCACGCCTGGACCGAGCGCCTGACGAGCAGCGGTATTCCCTTCAGCGGCGAGGTGGACCGTTATTACTTCCGCAGCCTCTATATCCGCGAGCCAGGCGGCAGCCTGTTCGAACTGGCCACCGACGGCCCGGGCTTCGCGGTCGACGAGGATGCGGCCACCCTGGGCGAGCGTCTGGCCCTGCCACCCTTTCTGGAGCCCCAGCGCGCGCACATCGAAGCCAACCTCAAACTTCTTTCCTGACCCTCTGGAGGCACCCGATGGACCTCACCGGCATTCACCACCTCACTGCCGTTTCAGCCAATATCCGCGAGAATTACCGCTTCTACACGGCCGTCATGGGCATGCGCCTCGTGAAGCGCAGCGTCAATCAGGACGACGTGCGGGCCTACCACCTGTTCTACTCCGACGCGGTGGGAAGCCCCGGCAACGACCTGACCTTTTTCGACTGGAACGTGCCCCGTGAACAGCGCGGTACGCACAGCATCACCCGCACCGCCCTGCGCGTGCACGGTGAAGGCGCCCTGCGCTGGTGGGAAACGCACCTGCGCGACCACGGTGTGCAGACCGGCACCATCAGCGAACGCGACGCCCGGCTGGTGCTCGACTTCGAGGATCCCGAAGGCCAGCGCCTCACCCTGATCGACGACGGCGGCGCCGGCGACGAGACCCACCCCTGGGAGCGCAGCTCCGTACCCGCCGAGTACCAGATTCGCGGCCTGGGACCCATCACCATCAGCGTGCCGAACCTGCGCCCCACCGACATCGTGCTGACCAAGGCCCTCAACATGCGGCCCGTGCGGCAGTACGCCCACCCCGAGACTCCCGAGCACACCGTGTACGTCTACGAGATGGGCCAGGGCGGGCCCGACAAGGAACTGCACGTGGCCGTGCAGCCGGGCCTGCCCTTCGCGCAGGGTGGCGCGGGCGGGGTGCATCACGTCGCCTTCCGGGTGCCCGACGAGGAGCAGTACCACGCCTGGACGGAGCGCCTGGCCAACATGGGCATCCGCACCAGCGGTGAGGTGGACCGCTACTACTTTCGCAGCCTGTACTTCCGTGAGCCGGGCGGCATCCTGTTCGAGCTGGCTACCGACGGTCCCGGCTTCGCGGTGGACGAGGACCCCGCCACCCTGGGCGAGAGCGTGGTGCTGCCTCCCTTTCTGGAGCCGCGCCGAGCCGAGATCCTGGCGAACCTCAAGCCAATCGACTGAGCGACATGATGAGGGGCAGCCTGCCCCTCATCATGTGGCCGCTTTTCACATGCTTTGCTCGAAAACCCGCCGGGCGAATTTGGCAAGCGTTCACGCAGTCGCCCGCTTCAAGGAGCCATGAACCCAGGGGCCTTCCGTTGCCATGCTGCACAGAAGTCACTCACCTAAAGTGGCAATCAGATGTCCGTGCCCCGCTCCTGCGACTCGATTCGCATTCTGCTCGAAGCCCTGGGACGGGAGCTCGAAGCGCTGGAGGCTGTCGCGCCTTCCCTGCCGCAATCGAGCGTGTGCGATGAGATACAGCAGACCCTGCTCGATTCCTACGCGCGCCTGAGCAACCTGCGCAACGAGGCGTTCATGCAGCTGGGATGGCGCTCGCGCACCATGCACCTGCCCGAGCGGTCATATCGCAGTGATACAGACGGCTCTGAGCATTCGAGCAACTGAGGGAATCAGGTCCGCTCGGTGAGGCGCCCGTCGGGTGCGCTGCCCTGTTCATCCATCAGCTGCAGGAACGCGCGGGCGACTGGCGCGAACGACTGAACGCGGCTGGCGGGCAGGTGCGCCGGCCTGATCTTCTCGGCGCACTTCAGAAATTCCAGCACCATCAGATACTCCAGGCGCTCCAGCGTGAGCGGGCAGGCGGTGTCGGTGCCGCCCTCGGCAGGAACCAGCCGCACACCGCTCATCCGGTCGTAGACAAAGCCGTTGGCCGTCGTCACGGTGCCCGCGTCTGCCTCGCGAATCCAGGCAAGGCGCCAGGGGCGGCCCCGGCGCTCGATGCACAGCAGATTCCCGGGTGCGTAACGTGACAGCTCTGGCAGGTGCCGGGCGACCTCCAGGAGTTTGATGGGCGCTTCAGCGGTCACCGTCATACGACTCCCCACTCCAATCAACATCTTTACGTCAGGACACCCCATGGCATTGCCTGCTGGTGCGCGTGAACATCAAGAGGGCTTCAACGGCTAAGGCAACTGTCGTGTCAAGGTCGAGTAGATCCTGTCACCAATGTCGCCTAATTGTCGATCAGGGTGTACTCGACCTTGATGTTGACACTGGTAAAGCCGCTGCTGGAATTAAAGGTATAATTAAGGGCCTTGGACGGTTGTTCGATATCAGCGAGAATCAAGTCGACAAGAATTTGCGCGCTCGTCGAGAGCGTCAAGGGGCCCATCGAGGTGCCGTTGCCAGTATTGGGCACGAAGTTCACGGTGGCAGTGACGCCCGGTGGAAGAGCTTCAATGAGCCGCACGGTGATGGCTCGCTTGGTGGCGCCGACTGTCGTCACCGGACCGACCGTCTTATACGAGAGAGCAGGGGTACCACTGATGGTACCGGCACCGAGTGCGTTGAAGGTCACGGTGATGTCACCAGTGATAGAAATGACGTCCGCGGCTGCCTGACCTGTAACGGCGAATGCGAGAAGACTCGCCAGCACCTTGGCTGGTAAATGTTTTGACGTTGCCCGCGGAAAGTGCCTACAAGCCAGGTCGAGTACGCTAGCTTGGCGGTAGAACGTGTTCAGCGACTTCTTTTGGTCTTGACGTAAAGTCATGGTTTGCCTCCCGGGTTCTCGATTGGGCCCGTCGCCGGGACGCTGGGCAGGGGGACAATTGGGCTGGGCACAATCGTCGGATTTTCCTCTTGCATCTGAACGACACGAGGTTTGCGCGCAAAACGCAAGGACAACTCTGTACGACCTGCGGCGAGATCCACGGTGTCGGGCAGTTCAACGGTCAAGCCCTTGAACTGCGCGGGTGCAGCGGGCGTGACGCTCAATTGGTAGCTGCCGATTGGCAAATCTCCGAAGGTCAGGCGGCCAAGGAAATCCGACGTGGCCTCAAAGCGGCCGAGCTTTCCCTCCAGCGCGACACGGATGCCGGGCAGTTCCAGCGGAGCTTCTGCTTTCTCTCCGACCACGTAGGACACGAGTCGCATGATGGTGCTGGTCGCGGGAACGCAGGTAAGGTCGTGCCGGGTAATCTGGCGACCGAACACGGGGATGTTACGAGGCGGCGTGCACCATTGGCCCGCCGGCGCGCGCAACAGAACGAGCTGGTCGCCTTGCACGAGTGCTGGAAAGCGGTACGTTCCGCTCGCGTCGGTCACCGCGAGATACGATTGTGCCTGCACGGTGAGGCCTGGAATGCCCTGGCCTTGACGGTCAAGGACGCGCCCCTCGAGGCTCCCCATATCTGTGCGCTGGTACAGGGGCAGGGCGAACG
The Deinococcus peraridilitoris DSM 19664 genome window above contains:
- a CDS encoding GNAT family N-acetyltransferase, whose protein sequence is MPRSSPHERTLSEQLRNPVWHALQGPQRCYAISTPQAARFHPDFASQAALGQGTPQAWDQLRTLTGAQESVDLFHDEPLKIGEGWERRFEVPLVQMVLKSSPEVNSPRPGVRIEALGVPQVPAMLQLVALTRPGPFRSRTVELGQYLGVWQEETLIAMAGQRVRLEGAGEISGVCTHPDFRRRGLALALVSRLARDMQAAGVLPFLHVNAQNTAAIAAYTALGFRVSREIRVSVVRPLAHHQNPREHS
- a CDS encoding ring-cleaving dioxygenase encodes the protein MDLTGIHHLTAVSANIRENYRFYTAVMGMRLVKRSVNQDDVRAYHLFYSDAVGSPGNDLTFFDWNVPREQRGTHSITRTALRVHGEGALRWWETHLRDHGVQTGTISERDARLVLDFEDPEGQRLTLIDDGGAGDETHPWERSSVPAEYQIRGLGPITISVPNLRPTDIVLTKALNMRPVRQYAHPETPEHTVYVYEMGQGGPDKELHVAVQPGLPFAQGGAGGVHHVAFRVPDEEQYHAWTERLANMGIRTSGEVDRYYFRSLYFREPGGILFELATDGPGFAVDEDPATLGESVVLPPFLEPRRAEILANLKPID
- a CDS encoding DoxX family protein — its product is MNIDLALLIIRVAVGLFIAVHGAQKLFGAFGGYGLKGTTGWIASLGLKPAPLWTLAAALGEFGGGLLLALGLLTPLGAIAVAATMVMAIALAHWPKVFATDGGYEYPLIVAATATALAIAGPGAYSLDGALGLRVPAALSGVVAVLAALSVLGGPHDAQSAGCRHPGRRLIPGGPEADVAGPLIT
- a CDS encoding VOC family protein, whose product is MTTPALHPHLQLGPVELSIADLARSADFYQRALGLAVLKQDGQRLELGVPGRPLLVLHERSGAPMSPRNSPGLYHFALLLPSRADLGRWLQHAARLGLRLGQSDHLVSEAFYLSDPDGHGIEVYRDRPRGEWQWNAGEVRMASDPIDIQGLVSESGAQLPWTGAPEGTVMGHIHLRVRDLAATEAFYTGVLGFDVVARWPGALFVSVGGYHHHFGLNTWQSENGPDASPQSAKLERAWLRLPDGAAVHNVTGRLRSAEVPFTEEGSVLSVRDPAGNLLSFTV
- a CDS encoding VOC family protein, with product MTPALNYPIPSHSTLPELRSARPAAGRGTHDLSRNLLHSPARRQLFRLRPAQQYHAWTERLTSSGIPFSGEVDRYYFRSLYIREPGGSLFELATDGPGFAVDEDAATLGERLALPPFLEPQRAHIEANLKLLS
- a CDS encoding NAD(P)-dependent oxidoreductase, giving the protein MKILLIGASGFVGGRILQEALNRSHEVTALVRRAGTLSEHAHLRTVHGDATDTALLTQLAREHDAIILSVTARKPGDTPVPEVARAVMQSVKSAATTRLFVVGGAGSLEVAPGLALIDTPEFPQEYKAEAQQSREVLQELRTSELNWTYLSPAIEIAPGERTASFRTGGDTLMTDGQGRSFISAEDYAVAVLNELEGPRHERRRFSVAY
- a CDS encoding winged helix-turn-helix transcriptional regulator, which produces MNDFDHALCPRYHRAVEIIGRRWNGAILLMMLRGATRFTELRGAIPDISDKMLSERLKELEHEGLIRRTVIPDTPVRVEYQLTDKGRALQAVVESISSWAEAWVDHAETVS